In one window of Synechococcus sp. M16CYN DNA:
- the eno gene encoding phosphopyruvate hydratase, translated as MIDSLDLVIDTIVAREVLDSRGNPTVEAEVLLEGGAMGRAIVPSGASTGAHEAHELRDGDARYMGKGVSQAVTHIEERIAPTLCGLSALGQAAADTAMLQLDNSENKSNLGANSILAVSMATARAAANGLGLPLYRYLGGPMANLLPVPLMNVINGGAHAANSLDFQEFMLVPHGAPSFREALRMGAEVFHTLKNLLNAKGMSTSVGDEGGFAPNLGNMEAGEVLVEAIQKAGYKPGEHISLALDVASTEFFKNNRYAFDGGSYTSAKMVDEIEKLVNLFPIVSVEDGLAEDDWDGWKLLTERLGSRVQLVGDDLFVTNTKRLQRGISSSTANSILIKVNQIGSLTETMQAIDLASRSGYTSVISHRSGETEDTTIADLSVATRAGQIKTGSLSRSERVAKYNQLLRIEDELGSQAVYAGTVDQGPRGKT; from the coding sequence GTGATCGATTCCCTCGACCTCGTCATCGACACCATTGTGGCCCGGGAGGTGCTTGATTCCCGTGGCAATCCAACTGTGGAAGCTGAAGTACTGCTAGAGGGTGGGGCCATGGGACGGGCCATCGTGCCAAGCGGTGCCAGTACCGGCGCCCATGAGGCGCATGAATTGCGCGACGGTGATGCTCGCTATATGGGAAAGGGGGTCAGTCAGGCCGTCACCCATATCGAAGAACGCATCGCCCCTACCCTTTGTGGACTATCCGCCTTAGGTCAAGCTGCTGCGGATACCGCAATGCTTCAACTAGACAACAGCGAGAACAAGTCGAACCTTGGTGCCAACTCAATCCTGGCGGTGAGTATGGCCACAGCCCGAGCAGCCGCTAACGGTCTCGGTCTCCCTCTCTACCGCTATCTGGGCGGCCCGATGGCCAACCTACTGCCAGTTCCGCTGATGAACGTGATCAATGGCGGAGCCCATGCTGCAAATAGTCTCGACTTTCAAGAATTCATGCTTGTTCCTCATGGAGCTCCCAGCTTTCGTGAAGCATTGAGGATGGGCGCTGAGGTATTTCATACGCTCAAGAACCTACTAAATGCCAAAGGTATGAGTACCTCGGTTGGTGACGAGGGCGGTTTCGCACCCAACTTGGGGAACATGGAAGCCGGAGAAGTCCTCGTTGAAGCGATTCAGAAGGCCGGTTATAAGCCCGGAGAGCATATCTCCCTGGCACTGGATGTCGCTAGTACGGAATTCTTTAAAAATAATCGTTATGCTTTTGACGGCGGTAGCTACACCAGCGCCAAGATGGTCGACGAAATTGAGAAACTGGTGAATTTATTCCCGATTGTTTCAGTCGAAGATGGCCTAGCCGAAGACGACTGGGACGGCTGGAAGCTTCTGACTGAACGGCTCGGCAGTAGGGTACAACTCGTGGGTGACGACCTGTTCGTAACCAATACTAAGCGGCTTCAACGTGGTATTAGCAGCTCCACCGCTAACTCGATCCTGATTAAGGTAAACCAGATTGGTTCGCTCACTGAAACCATGCAAGCCATTGATTTGGCCAGCCGCTCCGGTTATACTAGCGTGATAAGCCATCGAAGTGGTGAAACCGAAGACACAACAATCGCTGACCTGTCTGTTGCAACACGAGCTGGGCAAATTAAAACCGGCTCATTGAGCCGCAGTGAGCGTGTTGCTAAGTACAACCAACTGTTAAGAATCGAGGATGAGCTGGGTAGTCAAGCTGTTTACGCAGGAACAGTCGACCAGGGACCTCGAGGTAAGACTTGA
- a CDS encoding AarF/ABC1/UbiB kinase family protein has product MIPFNVASLLLQRGLRALVIWHAVLTLLVLLWWDGQSWTYRGDTTPQRRAERQRQRAQWLTRQLLQLGPAFIKLGQLLSSRPDILPAGWVTELAALQDSVPAFDFDQVQTVLEKELGRRCVEIIDLDPEPLGAASLAQVHRASLRSGRQVVLKVQRPGLDQRFRLDLDVMQHVSTVLQCHPNWGRGRNWPAMARECRRVLLRELDFHIEAQYAARFRQQFLDDDQIRIPSVIWELSTRRVLCLDFLPGIKVNDRQALVKAGIDPSAVAEIGAASYLKQLVRFGFFHADPHPGNLAVASDGALIYYDFGMMGLLSDGLRRRLGSMARAAAIRDSAALVDELQAAGVIDTGIDVGPVRRLVRVMLQDALTPPFSPNMIDKLSGDLYDLVYGQPFRLPAELIFVIRALSTFEGVGRSLDPTFSLVSIAKPYLLPLMTSSGSGTNDLFNALGRQVGALSSKAVGIPKRLDESLERLEQGDLQLQVRLGDSDRQFRRMIVAQQAIGQAILLGCLALATAIVSASNRPVWTALPAVATVLVGWDWLRMKMRMHHDQRLEQVPNSNR; this is encoded by the coding sequence ATGATCCCCTTTAATGTCGCCTCCTTGCTGCTGCAAAGAGGTTTGCGTGCGCTTGTGATTTGGCATGCAGTATTGACGCTTTTAGTACTGCTCTGGTGGGATGGACAGTCTTGGACGTACCGCGGTGATACAACACCGCAGCGTCGTGCCGAACGGCAGCGGCAGCGAGCCCAGTGGCTAACGCGGCAGCTCTTGCAACTGGGTCCGGCGTTTATCAAACTTGGTCAACTGTTATCTTCTAGGCCAGACATTCTCCCAGCGGGATGGGTCACTGAGTTAGCTGCTCTTCAGGACAGCGTGCCGGCCTTCGATTTTGATCAGGTTCAGACGGTATTGGAAAAAGAGCTGGGTCGGCGCTGTGTGGAGATCATTGATCTTGACCCTGAGCCGCTAGGTGCTGCTTCTTTAGCCCAGGTGCACCGCGCCAGCTTACGTAGCGGTCGGCAAGTAGTGCTCAAAGTGCAACGGCCTGGTCTTGATCAACGATTTCGTCTTGACCTTGACGTGATGCAGCATGTTTCTACTGTGCTGCAATGTCACCCAAACTGGGGACGTGGTCGCAACTGGCCAGCGATGGCTCGGGAGTGTCGAAGGGTGTTGTTACGTGAGTTAGATTTCCATATTGAAGCCCAATATGCAGCCCGTTTCCGACAACAGTTCCTCGACGATGATCAGATTCGTATCCCTAGCGTGATTTGGGAGCTAAGTACGCGACGTGTACTCTGCCTGGATTTTTTACCCGGAATTAAAGTAAACGATCGTCAAGCGCTCGTAAAAGCAGGGATTGACCCATCTGCCGTGGCGGAAATTGGTGCAGCCAGTTACCTCAAGCAGCTAGTGCGTTTTGGCTTCTTCCATGCCGATCCTCATCCGGGAAATCTTGCGGTAGCCAGTGATGGCGCCCTGATTTACTACGACTTCGGGATGATGGGGTTGTTGTCAGATGGTTTACGTCGTCGACTTGGGTCCATGGCGAGAGCAGCTGCAATAAGAGATTCAGCGGCGTTGGTGGACGAGTTGCAGGCGGCAGGAGTAATTGATACAGGGATTGATGTTGGTCCGGTGCGTCGTCTTGTTCGTGTGATGCTTCAAGACGCGCTGACACCCCCGTTTAGTCCCAATATGATCGACAAGCTGTCCGGCGACCTTTACGATCTCGTTTATGGTCAGCCCTTCCGTTTGCCAGCCGAATTGATCTTTGTGATTAGGGCCCTCTCCACCTTTGAGGGCGTCGGCCGGAGCTTGGACCCTACTTTTAGCTTGGTCTCGATCGCCAAGCCCTACTTATTACCTTTAATGACTTCTAGTGGATCTGGAACCAATGACCTTTTCAATGCACTGGGCCGTCAGGTGGGTGCTCTGAGTAGCAAAGCTGTCGGCATTCCCAAGCGTCTTGACGAAAGTCTAGAGCGACTTGAACAGGGAGATTTACAACTCCAAGTGCGGTTGGGAGATTCTGACCGTCAGTTCCGTCGGATGATCGTTGCGCAGCAAGCAATTGGCCAAGCCATTCTATTGGGATGCTTAGCCCTGGCGACGGCGATTGTTAGTGCCAGCAACCGACCGGTTTGGACGGCGTTGCCTGCTGTAGCGACGGTCCTAGTAGGATGGGACTGGCTCCGCATGAAAATGCGGATGCACCACGATCAACGGTTGGAGCAAGTGCCTAACTCAAACCGTTGA
- the argJ gene encoding bifunctional glutamate N-acetyltransferase/amino-acid acetyltransferase ArgJ, which yields MWFPLEGGITAPQGFQASGIASGLKSSGRPDLALILAPEHASCAGTFTTSVVRAACVDLCLERLQATGGRTRAVLINSGQANACTGDRGLIDSKRATQALAHQLGQSADAIMMCSTGVIGVPIPMQTLLAGLNPLVAALSHSGGGAAANAILTTDLVHKEVAVQANLSGRIVRIGGMAKGSGMIHPNMATMLAFFSCDAGVDPSVWRAMVARSVQRSFNAITVDGDTSTNDTVLAFAAGSSLAIEHHATLELGLTQVMQHLAKAIARDGEGATCLMEVQVEGAVDEASALSVARTVCGSSLVKTAVHGRDPNWGRIVAAVGRANVAFDPEALELWIGPHQLMDRGQPLMFDRSAASDALRQDTVQIRLSLGSGVGQGYAWGCDLSEQYVDINAHYTT from the coding sequence ATGTGGTTTCCTCTCGAAGGTGGCATTACGGCACCGCAGGGGTTTCAGGCCTCGGGGATCGCGTCGGGCCTTAAGTCATCTGGCCGTCCAGATTTAGCCTTAATCCTTGCCCCAGAACATGCATCCTGTGCGGGTACCTTCACCACATCTGTTGTGCGGGCGGCCTGTGTGGACCTTTGTCTAGAGCGTTTACAGGCAACGGGAGGCAGAACCCGAGCTGTATTGATTAACTCTGGCCAGGCCAATGCTTGCACCGGTGACCGTGGCTTGATTGATAGTAAACGTGCCACCCAAGCACTAGCTCATCAATTGGGACAGTCGGCCGATGCGATAATGATGTGCTCGACCGGTGTAATCGGTGTGCCGATTCCCATGCAGACACTTCTAGCCGGTTTGAATCCACTGGTTGCCGCCTTGTCTCACTCCGGCGGAGGCGCCGCTGCTAACGCCATCCTTACTACAGATCTTGTGCACAAAGAGGTTGCTGTTCAAGCAAATTTAAGTGGACGAATAGTGAGGATCGGAGGCATGGCAAAAGGCTCGGGAATGATTCACCCGAACATGGCCACCATGCTCGCATTTTTCAGTTGCGACGCCGGTGTGGATCCTAGCGTGTGGCGAGCAATGGTAGCTCGGTCTGTCCAGCGCTCTTTCAATGCAATCACGGTAGATGGTGATACCAGCACTAACGATACGGTGCTGGCCTTTGCGGCCGGCTCATCTCTAGCCATAGAGCACCATGCCACCCTCGAGTTAGGTCTTACCCAGGTCATGCAGCATCTGGCAAAGGCGATCGCCCGGGACGGTGAAGGGGCAACATGTCTGATGGAGGTCCAAGTGGAAGGCGCCGTTGATGAGGCTTCAGCATTAAGTGTCGCCCGCACCGTTTGTGGCTCATCCCTGGTGAAAACAGCGGTACATGGTCGCGACCCTAATTGGGGTCGTATTGTTGCGGCCGTCGGTAGAGCAAATGTTGCCTTTGACCCCGAAGCCTTAGAGCTTTGGATCGGACCACATCAACTCATGGATCGTGGCCAGCCGTTGATGTTTGATCGGTCTGCAGCTAGTGATGCCCTTCGCCAAGACACTGTTCAAATCCGCCTCAGCTTGGGAAGTGGAGTAGGCCAGGGTTATGCCTGGGGATGCGACTTATCAGAACAATATGTTGATATTAATGCCCATTATACGACGTAG
- the coaE gene encoding dephospho-CoA kinase (Dephospho-CoA kinase (CoaE) performs the final step in coenzyme A biosynthesis.), which translates to MTSNGQLPQRRIGLTGGIASGKSSVGTWLKQQGISVLDADRYAHEVLAPRTDATRAVIERYGLQVQIDTTDWIDRAALGQIVFHNQSELRWLEQLIHPLVRQRFTKELEAHKDEPLVVLMIPLLFENGFEQLCNETWVVSCRPDQQLTRLIRRNNLDEMEAKARISAQMPLTRKCELADHVIDNTRDIEDLPTILAELI; encoded by the coding sequence ATGACATCTAATGGTCAATTACCCCAACGACGTATCGGGCTCACTGGCGGAATTGCTAGCGGAAAAAGTAGCGTGGGGACCTGGCTAAAACAGCAGGGTATCTCTGTCTTGGATGCTGATCGATATGCTCATGAAGTCCTGGCGCCTAGAACAGACGCAACCCGTGCTGTTATTGAGCGGTATGGGTTACAGGTTCAAATCGATACGACAGATTGGATCGACCGCGCCGCCTTGGGGCAAATCGTGTTTCACAACCAATCGGAACTGCGTTGGCTCGAGCAACTGATCCATCCGCTGGTGCGTCAACGCTTCACCAAAGAACTTGAAGCCCATAAGGATGAGCCACTGGTGGTGCTGATGATTCCTTTGCTATTTGAAAACGGCTTCGAACAGCTCTGCAACGAAACCTGGGTTGTGAGCTGTCGGCCAGATCAACAGTTGACACGTCTTATTAGGCGCAATAACTTAGACGAAATGGAAGCCAAGGCAAGAATTTCAGCTCAAATGCCCCTGACGCGTAAATGTGAGCTCGCTGACCACGTCATCGATAATACTCGAGATATAGAAGATTTACCAACGATTTTAGCGGAGTTGATCTAA